From the Takifugu flavidus isolate HTHZ2018 chromosome 12, ASM371156v2, whole genome shotgun sequence genome, one window contains:
- the qpctla gene encoding glutaminyl-peptide cyclotransferase-like a isoform X2, with product MLQSKLSLLSHKPSKYSTSQIHRLASQVDGARLWETLLRPILIERLPGTQGSLAVQQHISSTLSSLSADWVVDLGSFHSPTPRGQVKFTNIIATLDPSAPRRLLLACHYDSKALPPDPVAPERVFLGASDSAVPCAMILEIVSSLDIKLRDLKKQKPPVTLQLVFFDGEESFEEWTDTDSLYGSRHLAERMANTPHPAGLARANMLQAVDLFVLLDLLGGPDPLIVNHFQNTERWFDRLIAAEKRLHRQGLFTSHPSEQTYFRKDFYLGPVQDDHIPFLHKGVPVLHLISTPFPKFWHTLDDTEENMHRPTVLNLTKILALFVAEYLGL from the exons ATGCTACAAAGCAAGCTTTCTTTG TTGTCCCACAAGCCCAGTAAGTACTCCACATCCCAGATTCACCGTCTGGCCTCTCAGGTGGATGGCGCACGTCTGTGGGAGACTCTCCTGAGGCCCATCCTGATAGAGAGGCTCCCCGGTACACAAGGCAGTTTGGCCGTGCAGCAG cacATTTCCTCGACTCTCTCCTCGCTGTCGGCTGACTGGGTTGTGGATCTAGGCTCCTTTCACTCACCAACACCTCGTGGCCAAGTGAAGTTCACTAACATCATCGCCACTCTGGACCCATCTGCCCCTCGCAGGCTGCTTCTGGCCTGCCACTATGACTCCAAGGCTCTTCCCCCAGACCCTGTAGCCCCAGAGAGGGTGTTCCTGGGGGCCAGTGATTCAGCAGTACCCTGTGCTATGATTTTGGAAATTGTATCCTCTCTAGACATCAAGCTGAGGGATCTCAAGAAGCAG AAACCTCCGGTGACCCTGCAGCTGGTCTTTTTTGATGGGGAGGAGTCGTTCGAGGAGTGGACCGACACAGACTCGCTCTACGGCTCTCGTCACCTGGCCGAGCGCATGGCCAACACGCCCCACCCTGCAGGCTTGGCGCGTGCCAACATGCTTCAAGCTGTG GACCTCTTTGTGCTGCTGGATTTGCTCGGCGGTCCTGATCCACTGATTGTAAATCACTTTCAGAACACTGAACGCTGGTTTGACCGCCTGATTGCTGCAG AGAAAAGACTCCATCGACAGGGTCTTTTCACATCTCACCCCTCAGAACAAACATATTTCAGGAAGGACTTCTACCTTGGGCCTGTACAGGACGACCACATTCCCTTCCTTCACAAAG GTGTCCCTGTGTTGCACCTCATCAGCACACCCTTCCCAAAGTTCTGGCACACATTGGATGACACGGAAGAGAACATGCATCGCCCCACCGTGCTGAACCTGACCAAGATCCTGGCTTTGTTTGTGGCTGAATATCTGGGCCTGTAA
- the qpctla gene encoding glutaminyl-peptide cyclotransferase-like a isoform X1, giving the protein MSRPTRRNKFLNQGYGVPGCDRVRMPRARSLLFCLLAVLVLTLMLGVYLSNDTTGGHVDRMPTLDLARDRLSHKPSKYSTSQIHRLASQVDGARLWETLLRPILIERLPGTQGSLAVQQHISSTLSSLSADWVVDLGSFHSPTPRGQVKFTNIIATLDPSAPRRLLLACHYDSKALPPDPVAPERVFLGASDSAVPCAMILEIVSSLDIKLRDLKKQKPPVTLQLVFFDGEESFEEWTDTDSLYGSRHLAERMANTPHPAGLARANMLQAVDLFVLLDLLGGPDPLIVNHFQNTERWFDRLIAAEKRLHRQGLFTSHPSEQTYFRKDFYLGPVQDDHIPFLHKGVPVLHLISTPFPKFWHTLDDTEENMHRPTVLNLTKILALFVAEYLGL; this is encoded by the exons ATGTCCAGACCTACTCGTAGAAACAAGTTCCTGAACCAGGGCTACGGTGTCCCTGGCTGTGACCGGGTGCGAATGCCCAGAGCCCGGTCACTTTTGTTCTGTCTCCTCGCGGTTTTGGTGCTGACGCTGATGCTGGGCGTCTACCTGTCCAACGACACCACGGGTGGACATGTGGACCGCATGCCTACCTTAGATCTGGCCAGAGACCGG TTGTCCCACAAGCCCAGTAAGTACTCCACATCCCAGATTCACCGTCTGGCCTCTCAGGTGGATGGCGCACGTCTGTGGGAGACTCTCCTGAGGCCCATCCTGATAGAGAGGCTCCCCGGTACACAAGGCAGTTTGGCCGTGCAGCAG cacATTTCCTCGACTCTCTCCTCGCTGTCGGCTGACTGGGTTGTGGATCTAGGCTCCTTTCACTCACCAACACCTCGTGGCCAAGTGAAGTTCACTAACATCATCGCCACTCTGGACCCATCTGCCCCTCGCAGGCTGCTTCTGGCCTGCCACTATGACTCCAAGGCTCTTCCCCCAGACCCTGTAGCCCCAGAGAGGGTGTTCCTGGGGGCCAGTGATTCAGCAGTACCCTGTGCTATGATTTTGGAAATTGTATCCTCTCTAGACATCAAGCTGAGGGATCTCAAGAAGCAG AAACCTCCGGTGACCCTGCAGCTGGTCTTTTTTGATGGGGAGGAGTCGTTCGAGGAGTGGACCGACACAGACTCGCTCTACGGCTCTCGTCACCTGGCCGAGCGCATGGCCAACACGCCCCACCCTGCAGGCTTGGCGCGTGCCAACATGCTTCAAGCTGTG GACCTCTTTGTGCTGCTGGATTTGCTCGGCGGTCCTGATCCACTGATTGTAAATCACTTTCAGAACACTGAACGCTGGTTTGACCGCCTGATTGCTGCAG AGAAAAGACTCCATCGACAGGGTCTTTTCACATCTCACCCCTCAGAACAAACATATTTCAGGAAGGACTTCTACCTTGGGCCTGTACAGGACGACCACATTCCCTTCCTTCACAAAG GTGTCCCTGTGTTGCACCTCATCAGCACACCCTTCCCAAAGTTCTGGCACACATTGGATGACACGGAAGAGAACATGCATCGCCCCACCGTGCTGAACCTGACCAAGATCCTGGCTTTGTTTGTGGCTGAATATCTGGGCCTGTAA
- the LOC130534926 gene encoding ribonucleoside-diphosphate reductase large subunit — protein sequence MHVVKRDGRQERVMFDKITSRIQKLCYGLNADFVDPAQITMKVIQGLYNGVTTVELDTLAAEISATLTTKHPDYAILAARIAVSNLHKETKKVFSDVMEDLYNYINPLNKRHSPMVSKETLDIVLQNKDRLNSAIIYDRDFSYNFFGFKTLERSYLLKINGKVAERPQHMLMRVSVGIHQTDIDAAIETYNLLSEKWFTHASPTLFNAGTNRPQLSSCFLLAMKDDSIEGIYDTLKQCALISKSAGGIGVAVSCIRSTGSYIAGTNGNSNGLVPMLRVYNNTARYVDQGGNKRPGAFAMYLEPWHSDIFDFLELKKNTGKEEQRARDLFYAMWIPDLFMERVESNQDWSLMCPDECPGLNECWGEEFEKLYTKYEKEGRVKRVVKAQQVWHAIIESQTETGTPYMLYKDACNRKSNQQNLGTIKSSNLCTEIVEYTSSDEVAVCNLASVALNMYVTAERTFDFQKLAAVTKVVVKNLNKIIDINYYPVPEAEKSNKRHRPIGIGVQGLADAFILMRYPFESPEAQLLNTQIFETIYYAALEASCELAAELGPYETYEGSPVSKGILQYDMWEKTPTDLLDWKLLKEKIAKHGVRNSLLLAPMPTASTAQILGNNESIEAYTSNIYTRRVLSGEFQIVNPHLLKDLTERGLWNEDMKNKLIAHNGSIQNIDGIPNDVKQLYKTVWEISQKTVIKMAADRGAFIDQSQSLNIHIAEPNYGKLTSMHFYGWKQGLKTGMYYLRTKPAANPIQFTLNKEKLKETQDPVKASEEEVKERNMAAMVCSLQNRDECLMCGS from the exons ATGCATGTGGTAAAGCGAG ATGGACGCCAGGAGCGCGTCATGTTCGATAAAATCACCTCTCGCATCCAGAAGCTGTGCTACGGCCTAAACGCTGACTTTGTGGACCCAGCCCAGATTACCATGAAGGTGATCCAGGGTTTGTACAATGGAGTCACCACGGTGGAGCTCGACACCTTGGCAGCAGAGATCTCTGCTACTCTGACCACCAAACACCCTGACTACGCCATCCTCGCTGCACGGATCGCCGTCTCAAACCTGCACAAGGAGACAAAGAAGGTGTTCAGTGACGTGATGGAGGACCTGTACAACTACATAAACCCACTAAATAAGCGTCACTCTCCCATGGTCTCCAAGGAGACGCTTGACATCGTCCTGCAGAACAAAGACCGCCTGAACTCGGCCATAATATATGACCGCGATTTTTCGTACAATTTCTTCGGCTTTAAAACCCTGGAGCGGTCCTACCTGTTGAAGATCAACGGCAAAGTGGCCGAGCGACCGCAGCACATGCTCATGAGGGTTTCTGTGGGGATCCATCAAACAGATATTGATGCAGCGATTGAAACCTACaacctgctgtcagagaagTGGTTCACCCATGCCTCCCCGACACTCTTTAATGCAGGTACCAACAGGCCACAGCTGtccagctgcttcctgctcgCCATGAAGGATGACAGCATCGAGGGCATTTATGACACGCTGAAACAGTGCGCGCTCATCTCCAAGTCGGCTGGAGGAATCGGTGTGGCCGTCAGCTGCATCAGATCTACGGGAAGTTACATCGCTGGCACCAATGGCAACTCCAATGGGCTTGTCCCCATGCTGAGAGTTTACAACAACACTGCACGCTATGTGGACCAGGGTGGAAACAAGAGGCCTGGGGCTTTCGCCATGTACCTGGAACCCTGGCATTCCGATATATTTGACTTCCTGGAGTTGAAGAAGAACACtggaaaagaggagcagagagccAGAGACCTTTTCTACGCTATGTGGATCCCTGACTTGTTcatggagagggtggagagtAACCAGGACTGGTCTCTAATGTGTCCAGACGAATGTCCCGGGCTGAACGAGTGCTGGGGGGAGGAGTTCGAGAAGCTCTACACCAAATACGAGAAAGAAGGCCGCGTCAAGCGTGTGGTGAAGGCCCAGCAGGTTTGGCATGCCATCATAGAGTCCCAGACTGAAACCGGCACTCCATACATGCTCTACAAAGATGCCTGCAATAGGAAGAGCAACCAGCAGAATCTGGGCACCATCAAGAGCAGCAATCTATGCACAGAAATTGTGGAATACACCAGCAGCGACGAGGTAGCGGTTTGTAATCTGGCCTCCGTCGCACTCAACATGTACGTCACCGCTGAGCGGACTTTTGACTTTCAAAAACTAGCTGCTGTGACCAAGGTAGTTGTCAAAAACTTGAACAAGATCATAGATATTAATTACTATCCAGTGCCCGAAGCTGAGAAGTCCAACAAGCGCCACAGGCCAATAGGAATCGGTGTCCAGGGTTTGGCCGACGCATTCATCCTCATGCGTTACCCGTTCGAAAGCCCCGAAGCTCAGCTTCTGAACACCCAGATCTTCGAGACCATCTACTACGCAGCCCTCGAGGCGAGCTGCGAGCTGGCTGCCGAGCTCGGGCCGTACGAAACCTACGAAGGCTCCCCGGTCAGCAAGGGCATCCTTCAGTACGACATGTGGGAGAAGACGCCCACCGACCTGTTGGACTGGAAGCTGCTAAAGGAAAAAATCGCCAAGCACGGCGTGAGGAACAGTCTGCTCTTAGCCCCGATGCCCACCGCCTCAACCGCCCAGATCCTGGGCAACAACGAGTCTATCGAAGCCTACACCAGCAACATCTACACCCGCAGGGTCCTGTCCGGGGAGTTCCAGATTGTCAACCCTCACCTCCTCAAAGACCTGACGGAGAGGGGGTTGTGGAACGAGGACATGAAAAATAAGCTCATCGCTCACAACGGATCCATTCAG AATATCGACGGCATTCCAAACGACGTGAAGCAGCTGTATAAAACTGTGTGGGAAATCTCCCAGAAAACCGTCATCAAGATGGCAGCCGACCGCGGCGCCTTCATCGACCAGAGCCAGTCTCTGAACATCCACATCGCAGAGCCCAACTATGGCAAACTAACCAGCATGCACTTCTACGGCTGGAAACAA GGTCTGAAGACGGGGATGTACTATCTGAGGACGAAGCCTGCTGCCAACCCCATCCAGTTCACTCTGAacaaggagaagctgaaagagacACAGGACCCGGTCAAGGCCTCCGAGGAGGAGGTCAAAGAACGCAACATGGCCGCGATGGTGTGCTCTCTGCAGAACAGGGACGAGTGCCTGATGTGTGGGTCATAA
- the LOC130534928 gene encoding caspase a-like has protein sequence MAGQLDSIRLMFVEKVSTQMINQLLDDVFMDGIVSEMEKESITEKSNIRSDKARRLIDLVRKKGERACKKMISHIQSRDPELSAVLGLSCGHPAPPEPQMEGQGSSSSPPSIDVFWKEKQSDKAVYPGTREAINNRVALVITNITFMNQCLNRKGAEKDEENMETLLKGLGYEVVKYRNLTGRAIEDAVIDFSKRPKLKDTDSVVVVIMSHGRLGVVAGVSTQSKTYEDDHFSLDKIYRRLGPEDCPALLNKPKIIIIQACRGGDDPLKIIFNDQHPPENPPVSDDANIQEDAIRIEHKEKDFICLLSCTPDTVSHRSLAKGSFLVQVLVDVFNASAERDDLEELFRKVQHRFEDFPIGNRRQMPTRDRCTLTKRFYFYPGLI, from the exons atggcag GCCAGCTGGACAGCATCAGGCTCATGTTTGTGGAGAAGGTCTCCACCCAGATGATCAACCAGCTCCTGGATGACGTCTTTATGGACGGCATCGTCAGCGAGATGGAGAAAGAGTCCATCACTGAGAAGAGTAACATCAGATCCGATAAGGCACGACGGCTCATCGACTTggtgaggaaaaagggggagagagcCTGCAAGAAAATGATCTCTCACATTCAGAGCAGAGACCCTGAGCTTTCTGCAGTGCTGGGTCTGTCCTGTGGTCATCCTGCTCCACCAG AGCCCCAGATGGAAGGTCAAGGGTCATCTTCAAGTCCCCCATCAATCGATGTGTTCTGGAAGGAGAAACAGAGCGACAAAGCC GTCTACCCTGGGACCAGAGAGGCCATCAACAATCGGGTGGCTCTGGTAATTACTAACATCACCTTCATGAATCAGTGTTTGAACCGAAAAGGTGCCGAGAAAGacgaggagaacatggagacgcTGCTCAAAGGTCTCGGGTACGAGGTGGTGAAATACAGAAACCTCACAGGACGG GCGATTGAAGACGCCGTCATTGATTTCTCAAAACGCCCCAAACTCAAAGACACGGAcagcgtggtggtggtgatcaTGTCTCATGGGAGACTGGGAGTTGTTGCGGGGGTCAGCACCCAGAGCAAGACGTATGAAGATGACCACTTCTCCCTGGACAAAATCTACAGGCGTCTGGGCCCAGAGGACTGTCCGGCGCTGCTCAACAAACCcaagatcatcatcatccaggcctgcagaggaggtgatgaccCTCTCA aaatcatttttaatgaccAGCACCCGCCCGAGAACCCTCCTGTGAGTGATGATGCGAACATCCAGGAAGACGCGATACGGATCGAACACAAGGAAAAAGACTTTATTTGCCTTCTCAGCTGCACTCCAG ATACCGTTTCGCATCGATCTCTCGCCAAAGGGTCGTTCCTGGTCCAGGTCCTCGTGGACGTGTTTAACGCCTCGGCGGAAAGAGACGACCTGGAAGAGCTGTTCAGAAAA GTGCAGCATCGCTTCGAAGACTTTCCCATTGGCAACAGGAGGCAGATGCCGACCAGGGACAGGTGCACCCTGACCAAGCGCTTCTACTTCTACCCAGGCCTCATCTGA
- the rabgef1l gene encoding LOW QUALITY PROTEIN: RAB guanine nucleotide exchange factor (GEF) 1, like (The sequence of the model RefSeq protein was modified relative to this genomic sequence to represent the inferred CDS: inserted 1 base in 1 codon) — MINQRRAIHVDQSELLCTKGCGFYGNQAWRGLCSKCWREENQREKQKQIQEDWALAERLQREEEEAYASRQQKAQPQPSITRFSKFEERKSKEKSXTVTKFFTPSAKTPPKKDVAPQNVQASPSPSSSASHHSAVESDHATREFIDFLKPLKFGREIFKQCRAFTESMVYKRDMAADELSECVQDFYHNLSERLQTQFKGSLEQVEAVMDEVEKYMMSRLYKEVFCPETTDDEKKDLAIQKRIRELHWVTIEMLCVPVDEEIPEVSDSVVKAITDVIEMDSKRVPKEKLACITRCSKHIFNAIKVSKKEAASADDFLPTLIYIVLKANPPRLQSNIQYITRFCNPSRLMTGEDGYYFTNLCCAVAFIEKLDGQSLNLSSEEFELYMSGQASPHWPQACGPSSCSSSSAALTQVHKRLEVLTGLGERQEQVIEKARQLESDLIDWTDDVEQKVQSILESFPTETQTPATSATTPAAASAIDADNIESELLPPPMQPQVFAG, encoded by the exons ATGATAAATCAGCGGCGTGCGATCCATGTGGACCAATCAGAGCTGCTCTGCACGAAAGGATGTGGGTTTTATGGCAACCAGGCTTGGCGAGGCCTGTGCTCAAAGTGCTGGAGAGAGGAGAATCAACgagagaaacaaaagcagattcaagAAGACTGGGCACTTGCTGAGAG actgcagagagaggaagaagaagcatATGCCAGCAGACAGCAAAAGGCCCAACCACAGCCAAGCATAACACGTTTCAGCAAGtttgaggaaagaaaaagtaaagaaaaat ATACAGTGACAAAATTCTTCACTCCTTCAGCAAAAACTCCACCAAAAAAAG ATGTTGCTCCCCAGAATGTGCAGGCCAGCCCAAGTCCAAGCTCCTCTGCAAGCCATCATTCTGCTGTGGAGAGCGACCATGCGACACGAGAGTTCATTGATTTTCTGAAGCCTCTGAAGTTTGGGAGGGAGATCTTTAAACAGTGCCGGGCCTTTACAGAGAGCATGGTCTATAAGCGG GACATGGCGGCTGATGAactgtctgagtgtgtgcaggATTTTTACCACAACCTCTCCGAACGCCTTCAGACCCAGTTCAAAG GTTCCTTAGAACAAGTGGAGGCCGTAATGGATGAAGTAGAAAAGTACATGATGAGTCGCCTTTACAAGGAAGTGTTCTGTCCCGAGACCACAGACGATGAGAAGAAAGATCTGGCTATTCAGAAGAGAATCAG AGAGCTGCATTGGGTCACCATTGAGATGCTGTGTGTGCCGGTAGATGAGGAGATCCCTGAAGTGTCTGACAGTGTCGTCAAAGCCATCACAG ATGTGATTGAGATGGATTCTAAGCGCGTGCCCAAGGAAAAGCTGGCGTGCATCACTCGCTGCAGCAAGCACATCTTCAACGCCATCAAAGTCAGCAAGAAAGAGGCTGCGTCTGCCGATGACTTCCTCCCTACCCTCATCTACATCGTGCTGAAAGCAAACCCTCCCAGGCTGCAGTCCAACATCCAGTACATTACTCGCTTCTGCAACCCGAGCAGGCTCATGACCGGCGAGGACGGTTACTATTTCACCAATCTG TGCTGTGCAGTGGCCTTCATCGAGAAGCTAGATGGCCAGTCCTTGAACCTCAGTTCAGAGGAGTTTGAGCTCTACATGTCAGGCCAAGCATCCCCACACTGGCCCCAAGCTTGCGGACCGTCGTCCTGCTCTTCGAGCAGCGCTGCTCTGACGCAGGTCCACAAACGCCTGGAGGTGCTGACTGGGCTCGGGGAAAGGCAGGAGCAGGTCATAGAGAAGGCCCGCCAGCTGGAGAGCGACCTCATCGACTGGACGGATGACGTGGAGCAGAAGGTGCAGAGCATCCTTGAGAGTTTTcccacagagacacaaaccCCCGCCACCAGCGCGACCACGCCTGCGGCTGCGTCCGCCATCGACGCCGACAACATCGAGAGCGAGCTTCTGCCCCCCCCGATGCAACCGCAAGTGTTCGCCGGTTGA